CTTGTTGGTCATCCAGTACCAGTTCTCGTCCTTTGCATCGATGTCCTGGAAGACGGGCGTGGGGTAGCGGATCCTGGGCGGTGCGGTGTGCTTGGCGCCGGGCTTCGCCTGGCTGTTGGAGCGGCTGTCCGGATTGGCATTGACGGGGTCCACGGTGCCCCCCACCAACACCACGATGTTCGGAATGTCTTCCTGAGACATGTCGAAGCTGTCCTCTCGATGGGCATCGCGCCCATGTGCTGCCTGAAGCGGGCCGTATGGCGTGGCGATCAGTCTACCAGCGGGCAGTCCGGGAGGGATGTAACCAAAACCCGCCTGCCTCCACACCTCACGCAGACGAACACGTCGAAACGGGTCCTTTGACACCTTCCCTGGGGACGTCTGCCTGGACCTGGGCCTGGGACATCAAGAGCCACTTCGAGCCACGGGCGCGCCCGGAGTGATGTCTTGCATCGGAGCGCGTCCTCGCTGAGCATCGGTTCGTGTCTCCACGCCCCTCCGAGCCGTCCCGCACAGGCACGGGTTCTCCACCGCCTCGAGTCCTGGCCGACGTCTTCGCACGCACACGCGTCCAGGATGGGGCGCTCGTGCTGGGCGCCGCGCTGTTCACCGCGTTGCTCGCGCAGGTAGCCCTCGCGGTGCCGGGTTCCCCGGTGCCCATCACAGGCCAGACGCTCGCGGTCGTCCTCACGGCCGCCGCGCTCGGGCCCGTGCGTGGAATGGCCGGGCAGCTCGCCTACGTCCTGCTCGGGGCGGTGGGACTGCCGTTCTATTCCAAGGGGGCCAGCGGCTGGGCACAGGTGCTCGGGCCGACCGGCGGCTACCTGGTGGGCTTCATCCCCGCGGCTTTCCTCATGGGCCTCGCGGCGCGGCACGGCTTCGACAGGGTGGCGTGGAAGGCGGTCCCGCTCTTTTTCGCTGGCCAGCTCGTCATCCTGGCCATCGGCGTGCCCTGGCTTTGCCTGGTGGCCCCGCTCGACCTCGCCACGGCCCTGCACAAGGGCTTCCTGCCCTTCCTCCCAGGAGGGTTGCTCAAGGCAACCCTCGCCGGCCTGTGGATGCCCCTCGCCTGGAGGCTCATACGGCCTCGCGAGCCCTGAAGGTGCGCAGCCTTCAGTCTGGGTGAGGCCCATGCTTGGGAAGATGGAACAGCCCTTGAGGATTCCCTGTATCCGCGCCTCTTTTGTTTCCATATCCATACGTGCTGCCCCTGTTCAACGGCCCCGGGCAGGCTCAGTTCTTGGGCTCCCACCACCGCCGCCGACGTGTCGAGGACGCGCCCGGGTCCGCCGCTCGACGCTTCCCGACATGTCGAACACCCCCCGGGGAGAGCCGGGATGCGCCATCCGCAGGTCGTTGCCCAGCATTGGAAGCTGGTGGAGCGCTACCGGCCCACCGTGGTCGGCGGCATCCCCACCTCCCTGGTCAGCCTTCTCGAGGTGCCCCTGTGCGGCGAGGACATCCAATCGGTGGAGTTCTGCGTCACCGGAGGAGCGCCCTTGCCCACCGCGGTCGCCCACGATTTCGAGCGCCGCTTCGGGTTGCCCGTGCATGAGATCTACGGCATGACCGAATGCGCGGGTCTGATCTCCGTGGCACCGCGCCACCTGCCACCGCGCTATGGAGCCTCGGGCTACCGGGTACCCGGAGTGGAGGTCGAGGCCCGCCGCCTGCTCGGGGACTGCACCCCGGGAGAGCGCCTGCCCGATGGCGAGACCGGCGTTCTCGTCGTGCGCGGGCCCAATGTCTTCCCGGGCTATCTGAACCCGAAGCAGAACGAGGCCGCCTTCACGGCCGACGGCTGGTTGAACACCGGAGATCTCGGCTCGGTCGCCGCGGATGGGCTCGTGCGCGTCACCGGGCGGGCCAAGGACGTCATCATCCGCGGCGGGCATAACATTGATCCCGCGGGAATCGAAGAGGCGGCGAACAGCCATCCCGCCGTCGCGGTGAGCGCCGCGGTCGGCATGCCCGATGCCTATGCCGGCGAGGTCCCCCTCCTCTTCGTCACGCTGAAGCAGGACAGCACCGTGTCGCTCGAGGACTTGAGGGTGCACCTGCGAGCCAACGTGCCCGAGGGGCCCGCACGGCCGCGCGAGGTGGTCATCCTCCCGGAGATGCCCATGACGGCGGTGGGGAAGATTTCCAAGCCGGTGCTGCGCCGCGACGCCACCCGGCGGGCCGCGGCGGCGGCGGCCGCGGCCGTCCTGGAGGGCACCCAGGTGGAGTCCCACCTCGAGGTCGAGGAGAAGGACGACGGGCGGCCGCTGGTCCGCGTGAGACTGCTGTCATGCCCGGAGGAGCTGCGCCCCGCGCTGGCGGTGAAGCTCTCCGACGCGCTCTCCCGGTTCACGTTCACGCATGCGCTGGGTTTCGCGTGACAGCGAGTCCAGGTTCCCGAGGGGGGGGCTGCATGAGGCATCGCCTTGAAGCTCCAAGGGGGACCGCCGGACCAGGTGGCGCTCTCATCCATCTCGGGCGCGTGGAGGTGTTCCGCTTCACCCGCTGACCCGGGAGAGGGCTGATATGTTCGCCGCATGAGCCAGGAGGAGCAGCCGCGTCCACCGTCGAACGAGCACCGGCTGCTCGAGCTGCTGGACGCGGTGCCTGGCTGTGAGTTCATCGACACGGGCACCGTCAACAAGCTGAGTGCGACGCTCAAGATGCTGGAGTTCGGGACTCGCCGCGTCGGAGACCCGGAGCTCGTCGCCAGGGCTCGCGCACTGATTGAGCGGGCCCAGGAGTCCTGCAAGCACATCCAATCCGTTCTCCAGGACGCGGCTCTCTTGAAGGTGGACCTCCGTTCACCGAAGGACCCCGCGCCCGTGGACGTCCAGGCGCTGCTGGACGCGATGTTGCGCCTCACCCGTATCGAGCGGGAGCGCATCGCCGAGTTGCAGCGGGACGTCGAGTCCCCGCTCCCGCGCGTGGTGGGGGACGAGGCCGCGCTCGCCCGGGTCGTCTTCACCCTCCTCCTCAATGCCCTCGGGCTCATGCGGTCGGACCCTTCCCGGCGGCACGTGCTCGGCGTCCGTCTCCAGCGGCACCTGGGACGGGTGCTCCTCACCCTCTCCACCACCGGGCCTGGAATCCCCTCCGGGCTGGTGCCCCGGCTCTTCGATTTGCTCTGTCCCCCGCTCGTTCCCGGCGCTGGCCAGTGGGTGGGCCTGAGCCTCAGCCAGGACTGTGTCCAGCGGATGGGCGGGGAGCTGCGGGTGGAGAGTCCGCCAGAGGGAGGGGTGAGCTTCTCCCTCCTGCTGCGCGTGGCACGGCGGCCCCAGGCTGGAGACGCGGTGGCCCGTCCCGAGCCGTGGGGCGGGCTCTCCGCCCTGATACGAGGGGAGGAGCAGCGTCTGCGCGCGCTCCAGAACGATCTGCGCAACACCCTGCGGGCGCGCGTGGCCTGCCTCTGCCTGGAGCTCGTCTCGAGCTACGCCCCCCTGCGCTCCGCCCTCAAGCCGCTGGCGGGCTGTCTGAAGGAGATGGGGCGGAAGGAGCCCGGCTCCCGGCCCCTGTCCCGCAAGATGCTCCGGGGGGTCCTCCAGGTGCTCGCCTACCACCGTTCGAGAGCGCGGGAGCTGCGCCACATGAGGTACCGGCCGCCCGGGACGCTCCGCCCCGTGGGGGTGCATGCGTGCCTGGCCGCGGCGCTGCGCATCTGTCATGCCGGGCAGGTGCCGGAGCTCCGGTTGGAGACGGACTTCGCTCCCCGGCTCCCGCGCGTGTCCGGCAGTGAGGGCCACCTCCGGGGCGTGTTCCTCCTCCTCCTCCGCATGTGCCTCTGGATGTGGAAGGGGCCTCGCCCACGGCAGGACGTGCTCCGGGTCCGCACCGTCCAGGAGGGCCGGTGGGTCCGCGTCACCTTCTCCGTGACCGGCCACGTCCTTCCTCGGGAATTCTGGGCCTCCGTGGTGGACGAGGGGTACCACAGCGGCGCCCGCGAGTCCTATGCCCTGCCCCTCGGCCATGCCCTCCTCCAGGCGATGGGCGG
The sequence above is drawn from the Archangium gephyra genome and encodes:
- a CDS encoding biotin transporter BioY, translating into MLGAALFTALLAQVALAVPGSPVPITGQTLAVVLTAAALGPVRGMAGQLAYVLLGAVGLPFYSKGASGWAQVLGPTGGYLVGFIPAAFLMGLAARHGFDRVAWKAVPLFFAGQLVILAIGVPWLCLVAPLDLATALHKGFLPFLPGGLLKATLAGLWMPLAWRLIRPREP
- a CDS encoding AMP-binding protein; its protein translation is MRHPQVVAQHWKLVERYRPTVVGGIPTSLVSLLEVPLCGEDIQSVEFCVTGGAPLPTAVAHDFERRFGLPVHEIYGMTECAGLISVAPRHLPPRYGASGYRVPGVEVEARRLLGDCTPGERLPDGETGVLVVRGPNVFPGYLNPKQNEAAFTADGWLNTGDLGSVAADGLVRVTGRAKDVIIRGGHNIDPAGIEEAANSHPAVAVSAAVGMPDAYAGEVPLLFVTLKQDSTVSLEDLRVHLRANVPEGPARPREVVILPEMPMTAVGKISKPVLRRDATRRAAAAAAAAVLEGTQVESHLEVEEKDDGRPLVRVRLLSCPEELRPALAVKLSDALSRFTFTHALGFA